One Nerophis lumbriciformis linkage group LG21, RoL_Nlum_v2.1, whole genome shotgun sequence DNA segment encodes these proteins:
- the dek gene encoding protein DEK isoform X2: MSNMAEEFKAELLETSQEDELSAKETSLKSAGDVIVEGKRAKKSVDRLDFQAPKHKELTIGEGSGDKLGDIPRTNLQINKLKPDDLKPLHVILFERPGKISTVKKNLRLFNGFPFPAGSEQYIKKREKLLRASHLTNAKLKVICSILDLEKKGTHSDMVDRILTYLISPKNSGKLPAKKKKRSKKKVSTDKSAAKGKKSDAKAGRTSSSPKKSRAGSKSKAIVMDSSTDDEEHDKEEKAAAGDKSSEKDEESSEKDEESSEKDEESSEKDKESSEQSVDEEEDEEVKKPKKRSRTPAKKTPPPRKRFKADVSDDDLDSEDVEKEKKKKPAARTKKADSSSRNTNTDDTSDEDEPLSRMVRRAPSDKQLKETVRALLKDADLEEMTMKQICQKVFDTYADHDLSGRKNFIKQSVKSLIT, translated from the exons ATGAGCAACATGGCGGAAGAGTTCAAGGCCGAGCTGCTGGAGACATCGCAGGAAGACGAGTTGAGTGCAAAGGAAACCTCGTTGAAGTCAGCAG GGGACGTCATCGTGGAGGGAAAGCGTGCCAAGAAGAGCGTGGACAGACTCGACTTCCAGGCGCCCAAGCATAAAGAGCTGACGATCGGCGAGG GAAGCGGCGACAAGCTGGGGGACATTCCGCGCACCAACTTGCAGATCAACAAACTGAAGCCCGACGACCTGAAGCCCCTGCACGTCATCTTGTTTGAGCGGCCGGGGAAG ATTTCCACCGTTAAGAAGAACCTTCGCCTCTTCAATGGTTTCCCTTTCCCCGCCGGCAGCGAGCAGTACATCAAAAAGCGGGAAAAACTTCTCAG GGCTTCTCACCTGACCAACGCCAAGCTGAAGGTCATCTGTAGCATCTTGGATCTGGAGAAGAAAGGGACGCACTCAGATATGGTGGACCGGATCCTGACGTACCTGATCTCGCCCAAGAACAGCGGCAAG CTTCCtgccaagaagaagaagaggtcCAAGAAAAAAGTGTCAACCGACAAGTCCGCCGCCAAGGGCAAGAAGAGCGACGCCAAGGCGGGACGCACCTCGTCCAGCCCCAAGAAGTCCAGAGCGGGGAGCAAGTCCAAGGCCATTGTCATGGACTCCAGCACCGACGACGAGGAGCATGACAAGGAAGAGAAGGCGGCGGCGGGGGACAAGTCGTCGGAAAAGGACGAAGAGTCGTCGGAAAAGGACGAAGAGTCGTCGGAAAAGGACGAAGAGTCGTCGGAAAAAGACAAGGAGTCGTCTGAGCAGTCCGTAGATGAGGAGGAAGATGAAGAG GTAAAAAAGCCTAAGAAGCGTTCCCGAACGCCGGCCAAGAAAACGCCCCCTCCCCGAAAGCGTTTCAAGGCGGACGTCTCCGATGACGACCTGGACAGCGAGGATGTGGAGAAG gagaagaagaagaaacccgCCGCCAGGACCAAGAAGGCCGACAGCAGCAGCAGGAACACCAACACAG ACGACACGTCGGACGAGGACGAGCCGCTCAGCAGGATGGTCAGACGAGCGCCGAGTGACAAGCAGCTGAAGGAGACTGTGCGCGCTCTTCTGAAGGACGCCGACCTGGAGGAGATGACCATGAAGCAGATCTGCCAAAAG GTGTTTGACACGTATGCTGATCACGACCTGAGCGGCAGGAAAAACTTCATCAAGCAGTCGGTCAAGTCC CTCATCACATGA
- the dek gene encoding protein DEK isoform X1, translated as MSNMAEEFKAELLETSQEDELSAKETSLKSAGDVIVEGKRAKKSVDRLDFQAPKHKELTIGEGSGDKLGDIPRTNLQINKLKPDDLKPLHVILFERPGKISTVKKNLRLFNGFPFPAGSEQYIKKREKLLRASHLTNAKLKVICSILDLEKKGTHSDMVDRILTYLISPKNSGKQLPAKKKKRSKKKVSTDKSAAKGKKSDAKAGRTSSSPKKSRAGSKSKAIVMDSSTDDEEHDKEEKAAAGDKSSEKDEESSEKDEESSEKDEESSEKDKESSEQSVDEEEDEEVKKPKKRSRTPAKKTPPPRKRFKADVSDDDLDSEDVEKEKKKKPAARTKKADSSSRNTNTDDTSDEDEPLSRMVRRAPSDKQLKETVRALLKDADLEEMTMKQICQKVFDTYADHDLSGRKNFIKQSVKSLIT; from the exons ATGAGCAACATGGCGGAAGAGTTCAAGGCCGAGCTGCTGGAGACATCGCAGGAAGACGAGTTGAGTGCAAAGGAAACCTCGTTGAAGTCAGCAG GGGACGTCATCGTGGAGGGAAAGCGTGCCAAGAAGAGCGTGGACAGACTCGACTTCCAGGCGCCCAAGCATAAAGAGCTGACGATCGGCGAGG GAAGCGGCGACAAGCTGGGGGACATTCCGCGCACCAACTTGCAGATCAACAAACTGAAGCCCGACGACCTGAAGCCCCTGCACGTCATCTTGTTTGAGCGGCCGGGGAAG ATTTCCACCGTTAAGAAGAACCTTCGCCTCTTCAATGGTTTCCCTTTCCCCGCCGGCAGCGAGCAGTACATCAAAAAGCGGGAAAAACTTCTCAG GGCTTCTCACCTGACCAACGCCAAGCTGAAGGTCATCTGTAGCATCTTGGATCTGGAGAAGAAAGGGACGCACTCAGATATGGTGGACCGGATCCTGACGTACCTGATCTCGCCCAAGAACAGCGGCAAG CAGCTTCCtgccaagaagaagaagaggtcCAAGAAAAAAGTGTCAACCGACAAGTCCGCCGCCAAGGGCAAGAAGAGCGACGCCAAGGCGGGACGCACCTCGTCCAGCCCCAAGAAGTCCAGAGCGGGGAGCAAGTCCAAGGCCATTGTCATGGACTCCAGCACCGACGACGAGGAGCATGACAAGGAAGAGAAGGCGGCGGCGGGGGACAAGTCGTCGGAAAAGGACGAAGAGTCGTCGGAAAAGGACGAAGAGTCGTCGGAAAAGGACGAAGAGTCGTCGGAAAAAGACAAGGAGTCGTCTGAGCAGTCCGTAGATGAGGAGGAAGATGAAGAG GTAAAAAAGCCTAAGAAGCGTTCCCGAACGCCGGCCAAGAAAACGCCCCCTCCCCGAAAGCGTTTCAAGGCGGACGTCTCCGATGACGACCTGGACAGCGAGGATGTGGAGAAG gagaagaagaagaaacccgCCGCCAGGACCAAGAAGGCCGACAGCAGCAGCAGGAACACCAACACAG ACGACACGTCGGACGAGGACGAGCCGCTCAGCAGGATGGTCAGACGAGCGCCGAGTGACAAGCAGCTGAAGGAGACTGTGCGCGCTCTTCTGAAGGACGCCGACCTGGAGGAGATGACCATGAAGCAGATCTGCCAAAAG GTGTTTGACACGTATGCTGATCACGACCTGAGCGGCAGGAAAAACTTCATCAAGCAGTCGGTCAAGTCC CTCATCACATGA
- the LOC133621387 gene encoding uncharacterized protein produces the protein MWSGNELAIWITALAIATMAVPAETNTTATMATSADPVMTQQSTTLPVSTATNSTPGDSTSAAMTSTTASTTASTTASTTASTTASTTASTTASTTASTTASTTASTTASTTKTAPPAAGVPDWGIALLVLAALVLLLLILLLVGLLSWCCCSKGRHERPDDIPLYTTHSRFWHSNGGAYEDVDKPAKMTAM, from the exons aTGTGGTCTGGGAATGAGCTCGCAATATGGATCACAG CGTTGGCCATCGCCACGATGGCCGTCCCGGCGGAGACGAACACGACCGCCACCATGGCAACCTCTGCGGACCCCGTCATGACCCAACAGTCCACGACACTTCCTGTATCCACGGCAACCAACAGCACCCCCGGTGACTCCACATCCGCCGCCATGACGTCGACCACGGCGTCGACCACGGCGTCGACCACGGCGTCGACCACGGCGTCGACCACGGCGTCGACCACGGCGTCGACCACGGCGTCGACCACGGCGTCGACCACGGCGTCGACCACGGCGTCGACCACGGCGTCGACCACCAAGACTGCGCCGCCGGCGGCGGGCGTTCCCGATTGGGGAATCGCTCTGCTGGTTCTGGCTGCTCTGGTTCTGCTGCTGCTGATCCTGCTGCTCGTTGGACTG CTGTCGTGGTGCTGCTGCTCTAAGGGGCGACATGAGCGCCCTGACGACATCCCCCTCTACACCACACACTCTCGCTTCTGGCACTCCAACGGCGGCGCTTAC GAGGACGTGGACAAGCCCGCCAAGATGACCGCCATGTGA